In a genomic window of Spirosoma agri:
- a CDS encoding HIT family protein encodes MPSIFSRIVAGEIPAHKIAETDDYLAFLDVMPTTMGHTLVIPKKEVDYIFDLDDDLYGGLMAFAKKVAPAIEKAIPCLRIGVAVVGLEVPHAHIHLIPLNSMADMNFNNKLKPSQDELAETADKIRQQL; translated from the coding sequence ATGCCTTCCATCTTTTCCCGAATCGTCGCTGGCGAAATCCCGGCGCATAAGATCGCTGAAACTGACGATTATCTGGCGTTTCTGGACGTAATGCCCACCACAATGGGCCACACGCTGGTTATTCCAAAAAAAGAGGTCGATTACATTTTTGACCTGGACGATGATCTATATGGAGGACTGATGGCTTTTGCCAAAAAAGTAGCTCCCGCCATTGAGAAGGCGATTCCCTGTCTTCGCATTGGTGTGGCGGTCGTTGGTCTGGAAGTGCCTCATGCCCACATCCACCTGATTCCACTCAATTCGATGGCCGACATGAACTTCAATAACAAGCTGAAACCTAGTCAGGATGAACTGGCCGAGACAGCCGACAAGATCCGGCAACAGTTGTAA
- the greA gene encoding transcription elongation factor GreA: MAKISYYTEEGLNRLKSELNDLKTKGRTAIAHQIAEARDKGDLSENAEYDAAKDAQGLHELKISKLEEVLSNARILDESTIDASQVSVLSKVKIKNKKNGVEMLYTLVSEEEADLKAGRISVGSPIGKGLLGKRVGDTAEIKVPAGIVEFEVVDIAR; the protein is encoded by the coding sequence ATGGCAAAGATTTCTTATTATACTGAAGAAGGTCTCAATCGGCTCAAGAGTGAGCTGAATGACTTGAAAACGAAAGGCCGGACCGCCATTGCTCACCAGATTGCAGAAGCCCGCGACAAGGGTGACCTTAGTGAAAACGCCGAGTATGATGCCGCCAAGGATGCGCAGGGGCTTCATGAACTGAAGATATCGAAACTTGAGGAAGTATTGTCCAACGCCCGCATCCTCGACGAGTCGACGATTGATGCGTCTCAGGTATCGGTCTTGTCGAAAGTGAAAATCAAGAATAAGAAAAACGGCGTAGAGATGCTCTATACGCTTGTTTCAGAAGAAGAAGCCGATCTGAAAGCGGGCCGTATTTCGGTGGGTTCTCCTATTGGTAAGGGCCTTCTGGGCAAGCGCGTCGGCGACACGGCAGAAATCAAAGTTCCCGCTGGAATCGTGGAGTTTGAAGTTGTTGACATTGCCCGGTAA
- the fmt gene encoding methionyl-tRNA formyltransferase yields the protein MNNSLRIVFMGTPDFAVATLQRLLGGGCTVVAVVTAPDRPSGRGLQLTPSAVKKAAEAANIPVLQPEKLRDPAFLEQLASYNADLQVVVAFRMLPEVVWAMPTIGTFNLHGSLLPHYRGAAPINWAIINGETQTGVTTFFIEKEIDTGQMIFQDYEPIYPDDTAGTVHDRLMERGADLVLKTVRAIEAGDYPRTPQPTADDLKPAPKLSRETTEINWNQPVLTIRNFVRGLSPYPTAWTMINGKFFKVYQVTVTNESPFAAEIGEAYSDNKKIIMVRAADGWLSLDLIQAEGKRRMTAEEFLRGNRI from the coding sequence ATGAATAATTCGCTACGTATTGTGTTTATGGGTACGCCTGATTTCGCCGTTGCCACGCTACAGCGGCTTCTGGGCGGTGGTTGTACCGTCGTGGCTGTCGTAACCGCCCCTGACCGACCATCGGGCCGGGGTTTACAGCTTACGCCTTCGGCAGTAAAGAAAGCAGCAGAAGCCGCTAACATACCGGTCCTGCAACCTGAAAAACTTCGTGACCCGGCGTTTCTGGAACAATTGGCGAGTTACAACGCTGATTTACAGGTTGTCGTCGCCTTCCGGATGCTGCCTGAAGTTGTCTGGGCCATGCCCACTATTGGAACGTTCAACCTGCATGGCTCCCTGCTTCCGCACTATCGGGGGGCGGCACCGATCAACTGGGCCATCATCAACGGCGAAACGCAGACGGGTGTCACCACATTTTTTATTGAGAAAGAAATCGACACCGGGCAGATGATTTTTCAGGATTACGAACCTATCTACCCGGACGATACGGCCGGAACCGTCCATGATCGATTGATGGAACGGGGTGCCGACCTGGTATTAAAAACGGTTCGTGCCATTGAAGCCGGTGACTATCCCCGCACACCACAACCCACTGCCGATGATCTGAAGCCTGCCCCGAAATTAAGCCGGGAAACCACCGAAATCAACTGGAACCAGCCTGTGCTGACCATCCGGAATTTCGTGCGGGGCCTGTCGCCTTATCCTACGGCCTGGACAATGATCAACGGGAAGTTTTTTAAAGTCTATCAGGTTACGGTAACCAATGAATCTCCCTTCGCGGCTGAAATTGGTGAGGCTTACAGCGACAATAAAAAGATAATTATGGTTCGGGCGGCTGATGGCTGGCTGAGTCTTGATCTCATACAGGCCGAAGGAAAACGACGTATGACCGCCGAGGAGTTTTTGCGGGGAAACCGTATTTGA
- a CDS encoding dihydrofolate reductase, protein MKISLIAAVAQNGVIGNNNDMPWHLPDDFAFFKRKTLHHPIIMGRKSLDALGKPLPKRTNIVITRNPDFSASGVTVVHTLDDALAEAKGAMQTDSDLLSDEIFVIGGAEIYTIALPLATTLYLTEIHKAYEGDAVFPSFDKDEWQEVSRQPHPSDERHAVSFDFVEYDRKPV, encoded by the coding sequence ATGAAAATTAGTCTGATCGCTGCCGTGGCGCAGAATGGCGTTATTGGTAATAACAATGATATGCCCTGGCATTTACCGGATGATTTTGCCTTTTTTAAGCGTAAAACGCTTCATCATCCGATCATTATGGGTCGTAAGTCGCTCGACGCACTTGGCAAGCCACTACCAAAACGCACGAACATAGTCATTACCCGCAATCCTGATTTCTCCGCTAGTGGCGTAACGGTCGTGCATACACTCGACGATGCCCTTGCTGAAGCGAAAGGCGCTATGCAAACCGATTCGGACTTACTGTCCGATGAGATCTTCGTGATTGGTGGAGCCGAAATTTACACGATTGCGTTACCTCTTGCGACAACGCTATACCTGACCGAGATTCATAAAGCGTATGAAGGCGACGCTGTTTTCCCATCGTTCGATAAAGATGAGTGGCAGGAGGTGAGCCGACAGCCGCACCCCTCTGATGAACGTCATGCGGTAAGTTTCGACTTTGTTGAATACGATCGAAAACCCGTCTAG
- a CDS encoding BatA domain-containing protein, which translates to MNFLYPSFLFGLLAVSVPIAIHLFNFRRTRRVFFTNVALLRTVQTETKSFRRLKHWLILVARCLFLICLVLAFAQPFIPSKNKLGLSRQGVTSLYLDNSFSMQNELNTKRYLDIATTKLDELLTLFRNATSLQLLTNDFSAAEQQTGSAESVRDRVTSIRFAHTPRTLETVYRRQRNLLSSLNPGGRNQIFWFSDFQKSTVGDLSRLQIDTTDRLFIVPLNAQATKNVYVDSVWLSTPFIREMQNNSLNVKLNNGGRENVKNLPVRLYLDDTQTSTASATLPPGGSVTVSLNFNVTKKGYHRGRIVFEDFPITFDNQSFFVIEASPAVRVLHLFEQKSSSPGRSTDYIDAVYSNDSLFVRRSFNAQNFDVGQLKETDLIVLEGVSQISGTLRSELERFVQQGGSLTIIPPTNPDLASYGPFLNTLGVGGVQSTAVAVGTIPSLLPVADPDRRNPFFRDVFQQSYQSESLNMPSSAPVWRWNAGERLLSLRDGSPLLTQSKAGQGNVYILANPLSGAYGNLAEHALFVPVMYKMAALSVRAQRTAYSFDDNLITIPVKNPSERSVYKLKHDKLEIIPVQRTVGNQLLLEMPKSNELSAGQEVEAGYYELQLDGKTERLLAFNHGNKESVMDFYPADELRRAFASQPNVEVFDSIQDNDFVQVLEQENLGRSLWKYFLLAALAFLLVEVGLVRFMKG; encoded by the coding sequence ATGAATTTCCTATATCCCTCTTTTCTCTTCGGTCTGTTGGCGGTGTCGGTCCCGATTGCCATTCATCTGTTTAATTTCCGTAGAACGCGTCGGGTGTTCTTCACCAATGTAGCCCTTCTGCGTACGGTTCAGACCGAGACCAAGTCGTTCAGGCGGCTGAAGCACTGGCTTATTCTGGTTGCGCGTTGCCTGTTTCTGATCTGTCTGGTGCTGGCTTTTGCCCAGCCGTTCATTCCAAGTAAGAATAAGCTGGGCCTCTCGCGGCAAGGTGTTACAAGTCTGTATCTGGATAACTCATTTAGTATGCAGAACGAGCTGAACACCAAGCGTTACCTGGATATAGCGACGACTAAACTAGATGAACTACTAACGTTATTCCGCAACGCAACGTCGCTACAGTTGCTTACGAACGATTTTTCAGCGGCTGAACAGCAAACAGGAAGCGCTGAGTCGGTACGCGACCGCGTTACATCCATTCGTTTTGCACATACGCCAAGAACGCTGGAAACCGTTTACCGACGACAGCGAAACCTGCTGTCGAGTTTAAATCCGGGCGGACGCAACCAGATTTTCTGGTTCTCTGATTTTCAGAAAAGTACAGTTGGTGATTTGTCCCGTCTGCAAATCGACACGACCGATCGGCTATTCATCGTGCCCCTAAACGCTCAGGCGACCAAAAATGTATACGTCGATTCTGTCTGGCTCAGTACGCCCTTTATCCGCGAAATGCAGAATAATAGCCTGAATGTCAAGCTAAACAACGGCGGGCGCGAAAACGTAAAGAATCTCCCGGTGCGCTTGTACCTAGATGATACGCAGACGTCGACGGCCTCGGCAACCCTGCCACCCGGCGGTTCGGTAACGGTATCACTCAACTTCAATGTAACGAAAAAGGGCTACCACCGGGGACGCATTGTGTTTGAAGATTTTCCGATCACGTTCGACAATCAGTCTTTTTTTGTCATCGAAGCCTCTCCCGCTGTTCGGGTGCTGCATTTATTTGAGCAAAAAAGCAGTTCGCCTGGTCGCTCAACGGATTATATCGATGCCGTTTACTCAAATGACAGTCTGTTTGTCCGGCGGAGTTTCAATGCGCAGAATTTCGATGTCGGTCAGCTGAAAGAGACTGATCTGATTGTACTGGAAGGTGTTTCGCAGATAAGCGGCACCTTACGAAGCGAACTCGAACGGTTTGTTCAGCAGGGCGGTAGTCTGACGATTATTCCCCCCACCAACCCGGATTTGGCTTCTTACGGACCCTTTCTGAACACGCTGGGCGTAGGTGGCGTACAGAGCACAGCCGTTGCGGTAGGCACTATACCTTCCCTCCTGCCCGTTGCCGATCCAGACCGACGAAATCCATTTTTCCGGGATGTGTTTCAGCAGAGTTATCAGTCGGAGTCGTTGAACATGCCCAGTTCAGCCCCTGTCTGGCGGTGGAACGCAGGCGAACGGCTGCTCAGCCTGCGCGACGGAAGCCCATTGCTAACGCAGTCGAAGGCGGGTCAGGGCAATGTTTACATATTGGCGAACCCGTTGTCAGGTGCTTACGGAAACTTGGCCGAACATGCTCTTTTTGTGCCGGTAATGTATAAAATGGCCGCTCTTAGTGTCCGGGCGCAACGGACCGCCTACTCATTCGACGATAATTTGATTACCATTCCGGTCAAAAATCCATCAGAACGGTCGGTTTACAAATTGAAACACGATAAGCTGGAAATCATTCCGGTGCAGCGCACGGTTGGGAATCAGCTACTACTCGAAATGCCAAAAAGCAACGAATTGAGTGCTGGTCAGGAAGTGGAAGCCGGTTACTACGAATTGCAGCTTGACGGCAAAACCGAGCGTCTGTTAGCATTCAATCACGGTAATAAAGAATCGGTCATGGACTTTTATCCGGCCGATGAACTACGGCGGGCCTTTGCCAGTCAGCCTAATGTTGAGGTGTTTGACAGCATTCAGGACAACGATTTCGTTCAGGTGCTTGAGCAGGAAAACCTAGGACGCAGTCTCTGGAAGTACTTCCTGCTGGCAGCTCTGGCCTTCCTGCTGGTTGAAGTTGGATTGGTCCGGTTTATGAAAGGCTAA
- a CDS encoding metallophosphoesterase, whose translation MNILTVSDLHGRTVWREADFNAYDQIIFLGDYTDGYGADDETIYANLLSIIELKQQQPDKFVLLVGNHDAQYLHYPNYRCSGFRPRAQPELSTLFETYADYFQIAHQIGAYLFSHAGVTNKWLARLLAKTDRNPVSITSGYALADLLNSVHKRPVQTQRILFEVGPRRGGYDPFSGPIWADQSESKVDYLLGFHQTVGHTPVEKFKTVGTSSGSITYIDVLQTKTAFYELIIPD comes from the coding sequence ATGAACATTCTTACCGTCAGTGATTTACACGGTCGAACCGTCTGGCGGGAAGCGGATTTCAATGCGTATGATCAGATCATTTTTCTGGGCGACTATACAGACGGTTATGGTGCAGATGACGAAACTATCTACGCTAATCTGCTGTCGATCATAGAGTTAAAACAGCAACAACCCGATAAATTTGTTTTGCTCGTTGGTAATCACGACGCTCAGTATCTCCATTATCCAAATTACCGGTGCTCTGGTTTTCGGCCTCGGGCACAACCCGAATTAAGCACGTTGTTTGAGACGTATGCCGATTACTTTCAGATAGCCCATCAGATTGGTGCTTATCTATTCAGCCATGCTGGTGTGACCAACAAATGGCTGGCACGACTGTTGGCTAAAACGGACCGAAATCCAGTGTCGATCACGTCCGGTTATGCGCTCGCTGATTTACTCAATTCCGTTCACAAGCGGCCTGTCCAAACACAGCGTATTTTGTTCGAAGTTGGCCCAAGGCGAGGTGGTTATGATCCGTTCAGTGGCCCCATCTGGGCTGATCAGTCCGAAAGTAAGGTAGATTATCTGCTTGGGTTTCACCAGACGGTAGGCCATACACCAGTCGAAAAGTTTAAAACGGTTGGCACCAGCAGCGGTTCAATTACGTACATAGATGTATTACAAACAAAAACAGCATTTTATGAACTCATAATCCCTGATTAA
- the infB gene encoding translation initiation factor IF-2, which produces MAEDKSMRLSQVAKILNKGLSSVANSLSAKGFKVEINPNTKINTEQLEVLAKEYKSTELLNGARRSEPSVAVAEPPRRREEDVILYRRDDAGRPIVDAKADVPKTDVPRADAPIPAPTESKPSPQTASTGLPGLKVIGKIDLNAKPVPQPAPAAKAPAPQEVKPVEAPRVETPKAEVPKPVVPQPVAVQPPVEAPKPVQPPAEVKVVATPPVVAEAPVQPVAPVQTPKVETPQAVVQPKVEPVQAQPEPTPVAKAPAPQEVKPVEAPRVETPKPVEPASSTAPKAEQPRQDDRSKNTSNQPKPATPQPTSPVAEDANASEPTATTETIRAAGSHQLGGLKILGKIELPVNNPRQGGGNSNADKKKRKRIRGGREGAVGGSVQPNQSGNQPQGQGGQNAPRNDRGPRDAQSDRGPANRVAGDRTQPGQQRDGQRPQGDRPAGGQRDANRPAAAPAGSGQSQGQGGNNTANRGGQGNANATPNNRTGGGGAGNNANRGGNNANRGGSTANRGGGNRREAPTQADVRKSIQQTNARMQGNTPNRGADRRRDRRADRVERDRLASEQEELEAKILKVTEFVSANDLASLMDVSINEVISVCLNLGMFVSINQRLDAEAITVIADEFGYDVQFVSAEDETEAGIDVDEDEPDELQPRAPIVTIMGHVDHGKTSLLDYIRRAKVAAGEAGGITQHIGAYSVKTSDDRMITFLDTPGHEAFTAMRARGAKVTDVVIIVIAADDSIMPQTREAINHAQVAGVPIVFAFSKVDKPGADAEKIRSELASMNMLVEEWGGKYQAQEISSKSGMGVDDLLEKVLLEAELLELKANPDRRSFGTVIEASLDKGRGYISTVLVENGTLRQGDIMLVGAHYGRIRAMTNDRGERIKEAGPATPVQILGLPGAPQAGDKFNVMETEREAREIANKREQLLREQTLRTRKHITLEEIGRRKAIGTFKELNVIVKGDVDGSVEALSDSLLQLSTEEVQVNIIHKAVGQISESDILLASASDAVVVGFQVRPSANARKLAEQEQIEIRLYSIIYDAINEVKDAMEGLLAPTSEEVVTGNIEVRDVFKISKVGTVAGCYVTEGVIKRNNKIRVIRDFIVIHTGEISALKRFKDDVSEVRSSYECGLSVRNFNDIEVGDTIEAFEIKEVKRTL; this is translated from the coding sequence ATGGCAGAAGATAAGTCAATGCGCCTAAGCCAAGTGGCAAAAATTCTCAACAAAGGGCTTTCCTCTGTTGCGAATAGTCTGTCTGCCAAAGGGTTTAAGGTTGAAATTAATCCTAACACCAAAATCAACACAGAACAGTTGGAAGTGTTAGCGAAGGAGTATAAATCAACGGAACTCCTGAACGGAGCTCGCCGATCCGAACCGTCGGTTGCGGTCGCCGAGCCACCGCGTCGTCGGGAGGAAGATGTCATTTTGTACCGTCGTGATGACGCAGGTCGTCCCATTGTGGACGCGAAGGCGGACGTTCCTAAGACAGACGTCCCTCGGGCTGACGCGCCTATTCCAGCGCCAACCGAGTCAAAACCATCCCCACAAACCGCATCAACCGGTTTGCCAGGGCTAAAAGTGATCGGCAAAATTGATCTTAATGCGAAACCAGTTCCACAACCTGCTCCGGCTGCAAAAGCACCCGCTCCACAGGAGGTGAAACCAGTCGAAGCACCTCGTGTAGAAACGCCTAAGGCAGAAGTACCAAAACCTGTTGTGCCACAGCCTGTTGCTGTTCAGCCGCCTGTCGAAGCACCGAAGCCCGTACAGCCACCTGCTGAGGTGAAGGTAGTCGCTACGCCACCGGTGGTTGCAGAAGCTCCGGTTCAGCCGGTTGCTCCCGTACAGACACCAAAAGTAGAAACGCCACAAGCGGTTGTTCAGCCAAAAGTAGAACCCGTTCAGGCACAGCCGGAACCTACCCCAGTTGCCAAAGCGCCCGCTCCACAGGAAGTGAAACCAGTCGAAGCACCTCGCGTAGAAACGCCTAAACCCGTTGAACCAGCGAGTAGCACAGCACCTAAGGCAGAACAACCACGTCAGGACGATCGCTCCAAAAACACGAGTAATCAGCCAAAACCAGCCACGCCACAGCCGACTTCGCCAGTTGCGGAGGATGCAAACGCTAGCGAACCAACGGCCACTACCGAAACAATTCGGGCGGCTGGCAGTCACCAGCTTGGCGGGTTGAAAATTCTTGGTAAAATCGAATTACCTGTTAACAACCCTCGTCAGGGGGGAGGAAACAGTAATGCGGATAAGAAGAAACGTAAGCGTATTCGCGGAGGTCGCGAAGGTGCAGTCGGTGGCAGTGTTCAGCCAAACCAGAGTGGCAATCAACCACAAGGCCAGGGTGGACAGAATGCGCCACGTAACGATCGTGGACCACGGGATGCCCAAAGCGACCGAGGCCCGGCAAATCGGGTAGCGGGCGATCGTACTCAACCCGGCCAGCAGCGGGATGGTCAACGCCCACAGGGTGATCGTCCGGCCGGTGGTCAGCGCGATGCAAATCGTCCGGCAGCCGCTCCGGCAGGAAGCGGCCAGTCACAAGGTCAGGGAGGCAACAACACAGCTAACCGCGGTGGACAGGGCAATGCGAATGCAACGCCTAACAACCGAACAGGTGGTGGAGGTGCAGGCAACAATGCGAACCGGGGAGGCAACAATGCGAACCGGGGAGGCAGTACAGCCAATCGCGGAGGTGGTAACCGCCGTGAAGCACCTACGCAGGCCGACGTTCGGAAGTCTATCCAGCAGACCAACGCCCGGATGCAGGGTAACACGCCTAATCGTGGTGCCGACCGCCGTCGTGACCGTCGTGCCGACCGTGTTGAGCGCGATCGTTTAGCCAGCGAACAGGAGGAACTGGAAGCAAAAATCCTGAAAGTTACCGAGTTCGTATCCGCAAACGACCTGGCCTCGCTCATGGACGTTTCGATCAACGAAGTAATTTCGGTCTGTTTGAACCTGGGCATGTTCGTCTCGATCAACCAGCGGTTAGATGCTGAAGCAATTACAGTTATCGCCGATGAGTTTGGTTACGATGTACAGTTTGTATCGGCTGAAGATGAAACCGAGGCAGGTATCGATGTTGATGAGGATGAACCCGACGAATTGCAGCCACGGGCTCCGATCGTAACGATCATGGGTCACGTTGACCACGGTAAAACGTCGTTGCTTGATTACATTCGTCGTGCGAAAGTAGCAGCGGGTGAAGCCGGGGGTATTACGCAGCACATCGGGGCATACAGTGTAAAAACGTCGGATGATCGGATGATTACCTTCCTTGATACACCGGGTCACGAAGCCTTTACGGCCATGCGTGCACGGGGAGCCAAGGTAACAGACGTTGTTATTATTGTGATCGCTGCCGATGACAGCATCATGCCACAAACACGCGAAGCGATCAACCATGCTCAGGTAGCTGGTGTTCCTATCGTATTTGCCTTCTCGAAAGTAGATAAACCAGGTGCCGATGCGGAGAAAATCCGGTCTGAGCTGGCATCGATGAATATGCTCGTTGAAGAATGGGGAGGTAAATATCAGGCACAGGAAATCTCGTCGAAATCCGGTATGGGTGTCGATGACCTGCTCGAGAAAGTACTGCTTGAGGCAGAACTTCTCGAACTGAAGGCCAATCCAGACCGTCGTTCGTTTGGTACCGTCATCGAAGCCTCGCTCGACAAAGGCCGGGGTTACATTTCGACCGTACTGGTTGAGAATGGAACGTTGCGGCAGGGTGATATCATGCTTGTTGGTGCGCACTACGGTCGCATCCGGGCTATGACAAACGACCGTGGCGAACGGATCAAAGAAGCAGGGCCAGCAACACCGGTTCAGATTCTTGGTCTTCCGGGCGCTCCGCAGGCTGGTGACAAGTTCAACGTGATGGAAACGGAGCGTGAAGCCCGCGAGATCGCGAACAAACGTGAGCAACTCCTGCGCGAACAGACACTGCGTACCCGCAAGCACATTACGCTTGAAGAAATTGGTCGCCGAAAAGCGATTGGTACCTTCAAAGAGCTGAATGTGATTGTAAAAGGTGACGTGGACGGTTCGGTCGAAGCCCTTTCTGATTCGCTGCTACAGCTTTCGACGGAAGAGGTTCAGGTCAACATCATTCATAAAGCGGTCGGGCAGATCTCTGAATCAGATATTCTGCTTGCCTCAGCTTCGGATGCGGTTGTCGTTGGTTTCCAGGTCCGGCCATCAGCGAATGCCCGTAAACTGGCAGAACAGGAACAAATTGAGATTCGTCTGTACTCGATCATTTACGACGCGATCAACGAAGTGAAGGATGCTATGGAAGGTCTGTTAGCACCAACATCGGAAGAAGTTGTAACGGGTAACATAGAGGTCCGTGACGTGTTCAAGATCAGCAAAGTCGGAACAGTAGCGGGTTGCTATGTGACAGAAGGTGTTATCAAACGAAATAATAAGATTCGTGTTATCCGCGACTTTATCGTGATCCACACGGGTGAAATCAGTGCCTTGAAACGGTTCAAAGACGATGTCAGTGAAGTTCGTTCGAGCTACGAATGTGGTTTGAGTGTCCGGAACTTCAACGATATCGAGGTTGGCGATACCATCGAAGCATTTGAAATCAAAGAAGTGAAACGGACGTTGTAA
- the nusA gene encoding transcription termination factor NusA — MTSGLLIESFADFARSKNIDRPTMIAILEEVFRTMIRKKYGTDENFDVIINAESGDLEMWRTREIVDDDSEDIWDYDKIPLTEAHKIQDDFEVGEQVAEEVKLEDFGRRVVQTARQTLIQKIKDMEKELLYQKYKDQVGDLLTAEVYQLLKHEIILVDSEGNELSLPRTEQISKDRYRKGEAVKAVVSRVDMLNGTPKIVLSRTSPVFLERLFEIEVPEIYDGLISIRKIVREPGERAKVAVESYDDRIDPVGACVGMKGSRIHGIVRELGNENIDVINYTENLELLISRALSPAKISSMQIDRETKRVSVYLKPDQVSLAIGKGGQNIKLAGRLVDMEIDVFRDNEGHEDDEDVDLMEFSDEIDEWMINELRKVGLDTAKSVLALNKEELVRRTDLEEDTVEEILNILKQEFE; from the coding sequence ATGACCAGTGGATTATTAATCGAATCGTTTGCCGATTTCGCCCGGTCGAAGAATATTGACCGGCCAACCATGATCGCTATTCTGGAAGAAGTCTTCCGGACAATGATTCGTAAAAAATACGGCACCGACGAAAATTTTGATGTTATTATCAACGCGGAAAGCGGTGATCTGGAAATGTGGCGCACACGCGAAATCGTGGACGACGATTCTGAAGATATTTGGGATTATGACAAAATCCCGCTCACGGAAGCGCACAAAATCCAGGACGACTTTGAAGTAGGCGAACAAGTTGCTGAAGAAGTGAAGTTGGAAGATTTTGGCCGTCGGGTTGTGCAAACCGCTCGCCAAACGCTGATTCAGAAGATAAAGGATATGGAGAAAGAACTCCTTTATCAGAAATACAAGGATCAGGTTGGCGACCTGCTCACGGCAGAAGTCTATCAACTGCTGAAGCACGAAATCATTCTGGTCGATTCGGAGGGTAACGAGTTGAGCCTGCCCCGTACGGAACAGATCTCGAAAGACCGTTATCGCAAAGGTGAAGCCGTGAAAGCGGTCGTAAGTCGCGTCGACATGCTGAATGGCACACCCAAAATTGTGTTGTCCCGCACATCGCCCGTCTTTCTTGAGCGGTTGTTTGAAATTGAAGTACCGGAAATTTATGACGGCCTCATTTCGATCCGTAAGATCGTTCGGGAGCCGGGAGAGCGGGCCAAAGTCGCTGTCGAATCATACGACGATCGCATTGACCCGGTTGGTGCCTGTGTCGGTATGAAGGGGTCACGTATACACGGTATTGTCCGGGAGCTGGGCAATGAGAACATAGACGTCATTAACTACACGGAAAACCTCGAATTGCTGATCAGCAGGGCTCTGAGTCCGGCTAAGATCAGTTCGATGCAGATTGACCGTGAAACTAAGCGTGTCTCTGTTTACCTCAAACCAGACCAAGTTTCACTGGCGATCGGTAAAGGTGGTCAAAACATCAAACTGGCCGGCCGGTTGGTGGACATGGAAATTGACGTTTTCCGCGATAACGAAGGACACGAAGACGATGAAGACGTTGACCTGATGGAGTTCTCCGATGAGATCGACGAATGGATGATCAATGAGCTTCGTAAGGTTGGCCTCGATACTGCCAAAAGCGTATTGGCCCTCAACAAGGAAGAACTTGTTCGACGAACCGATCTGGAAGAAGATACAGTGGAGGAAATTTTGAATATCCTCAAACAGGAATTTGAGTAA
- a CDS encoding ribosome maturation factor RimP: MDDKAKITELLQPYLNDGQLYIIDVQVVGRQGGRIKVTILVDSDTGIQIDECADISRRLGLEMDESNFFGESPFILEVSSPGVDYPLTLPRQYVRNIGRSLSVTLLDGTIYKGQLESVDENGIMLLIEPEKKSKSKKKKEADLSIKVPVSGPTVVPFEQIKTANVEISFK, encoded by the coding sequence ATGGACGACAAAGCAAAAATCACCGAACTGCTGCAACCCTATCTGAACGACGGCCAGCTTTATATCATTGACGTTCAGGTAGTTGGTCGACAGGGTGGCCGAATCAAAGTCACAATTTTAGTAGACAGCGACACCGGTATTCAGATTGACGAATGCGCTGATATTAGCCGCCGACTTGGTCTGGAGATGGATGAGTCAAATTTCTTCGGTGAATCTCCCTTCATACTTGAAGTTTCTTCACCGGGCGTAGATTATCCACTGACGCTCCCGCGTCAATATGTTCGCAACATAGGCAGGAGTCTTAGTGTTACCTTACTCGATGGCACAATCTATAAGGGCCAGTTGGAGTCTGTTGATGAGAACGGCATTATGCTGCTGATCGAACCAGAAAAGAAGTCGAAGAGTAAAAAGAAGAAAGAAGCGGATTTGTCTATAAAAGTTCCGGTTAGTGGCCCCACGGTCGTCCCGTTCGAACAGATTAAAACTGCTAATGTAGAAATATCATTTAAATAG